Proteins from a genomic interval of Halobacteria archaeon AArc-dxtr1:
- a CDS encoding DEAD/DEAH box helicase, protein MSQNPTPSLDAVLNIETLEETFPNYKGQLVDTIADPPRAANTVPATDVLPDGLADHLENDLYSHQAEAIRELQAGNNATVATSTASGKTWIYTIYFCLLKIQNPDARALFLYPTKALSADQERAVNDLFNQLDIDAIAETYDGDTKQDRKKLIRDRVDVVISNFAGINQYLDSHMKWRDVFQNCELMAIDECHTYTGVHGMHVAWVIRRLRRLLDHYGSDPQLVCSTATIGNPREHSEHLTGAEFQVIDEDGSPHGRREIGFWQPPIQETDELVSELDEDEILPSMRENADDEAAGALVHLAKNDVQTLMFTDSRQGTEIGVKRAIEAARDHPDGKYIDVAPYHAGLSKQKRRAVENQLNGGQVDGVISTSALELGIDIGSMDATVLAGYPGTRQSFWQRIGRAGRGTTDSLSVFVPQSDAIDQYILNNPDYVLEENVEDAVIDLSNNPVYAKHILCAASERPLTESDTEWFGPRDRLARAIDMWQAAGQMVGDLDRGAQYNGTARPQSGISLYATTDEQYDVRQVDGEIDMEPLDKERVYREYHPGALVLYDGDQYEVQEVVEDRINPYVTVERSNSTNYTQAIHDKQITDLDVERSYDLDGGYQLCAGMGTVHINYTAYNVIDMHTGEVVEPLIPIDLDPISLRTQLMWIAFPQEIVTRVLREIPRSSYLQPDEGAEFASMGEEEYTVVGGLHGGEHGMIKMAPLELRLDNSDMGGLSTLRHHEVGAPVWFIHDAIEGGVGFAHSVYEHFQAVALRTVERIDGCDCGRDVGCPACLMSSQCGNQNEPLHRPAAVSLLRAALEQVEDATTN, encoded by the coding sequence ATGAGCCAAAACCCAACTCCGTCGCTTGACGCAGTCCTGAATATCGAAACACTCGAAGAGACCTTCCCCAACTACAAGGGGCAACTCGTCGACACAATAGCGGACCCACCACGAGCAGCAAACACAGTCCCAGCTACAGACGTGTTACCGGATGGGCTTGCAGACCACCTTGAAAATGACCTCTACAGCCATCAGGCTGAGGCGATTCGAGAGCTGCAAGCGGGCAATAATGCGACCGTCGCGACCTCCACCGCTTCGGGGAAAACCTGGATCTACACGATCTATTTCTGTCTCCTGAAGATTCAAAACCCGGACGCTCGCGCCCTTTTCCTGTATCCGACGAAAGCACTGAGCGCGGATCAAGAACGAGCAGTCAACGACCTGTTCAACCAGCTTGATATCGACGCTATCGCTGAAACCTACGATGGCGATACGAAGCAGGATCGGAAGAAACTCATCAGAGACCGCGTCGATGTTGTTATTTCGAACTTCGCAGGCATCAACCAGTATCTCGACTCCCACATGAAGTGGCGTGACGTCTTCCAGAACTGTGAACTCATGGCTATCGACGAGTGTCACACCTATACCGGAGTTCACGGGATGCACGTTGCATGGGTTATTCGTCGGCTCCGACGCCTGCTCGATCACTACGGTTCTGATCCGCAGCTGGTTTGTTCAACTGCTACGATCGGTAACCCTCGGGAACACTCCGAGCATCTGACCGGGGCCGAGTTCCAAGTTATCGACGAGGATGGTAGTCCTCACGGCCGTCGAGAGATCGGTTTCTGGCAGCCTCCGATCCAGGAGACGGACGAGTTAGTCAGCGAGTTGGATGAGGACGAGATTCTCCCCTCAATGCGAGAGAACGCAGATGATGAAGCTGCAGGTGCTTTGGTGCACTTGGCGAAAAATGATGTCCAGACGCTGATGTTCACCGACTCGCGCCAAGGCACGGAGATTGGCGTCAAGCGCGCCATCGAAGCCGCCCGGGACCATCCAGATGGGAAATATATCGACGTCGCACCGTACCACGCTGGGCTCAGCAAACAAAAGCGACGCGCCGTTGAGAATCAGTTGAACGGTGGTCAGGTTGACGGGGTAATCTCGACCAGTGCGCTGGAACTGGGAATCGATATCGGGTCAATGGATGCGACAGTACTCGCTGGCTATCCCGGCACCCGGCAATCATTCTGGCAGCGTATCGGCCGTGCGGGCCGGGGTACAACCGACTCACTGTCCGTGTTTGTTCCCCAATCAGACGCCATCGACCAGTATATTCTAAACAATCCCGACTACGTGCTTGAAGAGAACGTGGAGGATGCCGTCATCGATCTCTCGAATAACCCGGTGTACGCTAAGCACATCCTCTGTGCCGCATCTGAACGCCCCCTCACTGAATCGGACACCGAGTGGTTCGGCCCACGGGATCGGCTTGCACGAGCGATCGACATGTGGCAGGCTGCCGGGCAGATGGTTGGAGACCTGGACCGGGGTGCCCAGTACAACGGGACCGCCCGCCCACAGAGTGGAATTTCGCTGTACGCGACCACTGACGAGCAATACGATGTGAGGCAGGTGGACGGAGAGATCGACATGGAGCCCCTCGACAAAGAGCGTGTGTACCGAGAGTATCATCCCGGCGCGTTGGTGCTGTATGACGGGGACCAGTACGAAGTTCAGGAAGTCGTCGAGGACCGCATCAACCCGTACGTCACCGTCGAACGCTCGAATTCCACGAACTATACCCAGGCGATCCATGACAAACAGATCACCGACTTGGACGTTGAGCGATCATATGACCTAGACGGCGGCTATCAACTCTGTGCCGGCATGGGAACGGTGCATATCAATTACACTGCCTACAACGTCATCGACATGCACACTGGTGAAGTCGTCGAACCGCTGATTCCCATTGATCTTGATCCGATTTCCCTCCGCACGCAGCTCATGTGGATCGCATTCCCCCAGGAGATCGTTACTCGAGTGCTGCGCGAGATTCCGCGAAGCTCCTATCTTCAACCGGATGAGGGCGCAGAGTTCGCATCGATGGGTGAAGAAGAATACACTGTAGTTGGTGGGCTCCACGGTGGCGAGCATGGTATGATCAAGATGGCACCGCTGGAACTCCGGTTAGACAACAGCGACATGGGGGGACTGTCCACGCTTCGTCATCACGAAGTCGGAGCTCCGGTGTGGTTCATTCATGATGCGATCGAGGGCGGTGTCGGGTTCGCACACAGTGTCTACGAACACTTCCAGGCGGTCGCCCTGCGGACTGTTGAGCGCATTGATGGCTGTGACTGCGGGCGCGACGTTGGCTGTCCCGCATGCTTGATGAGCAGCCAGTGTGGAAATCAGAACGAGCCGCTTCATCGGCCAGCAGCGGTCAGCCTTCTCCGTGCTGCGCTTGAACAAGTTGAGGATGCAACTACCAACTAA